A genomic window from Brassica oleracea var. oleracea cultivar TO1000 chromosome C8, BOL, whole genome shotgun sequence includes:
- the LOC106310016 gene encoding NF-X1-type zinc finger protein NFXL1-like produces MSSQVRRDRPRSNPQQTWVPRGAAVVNEPSLPPPANTDPAAAAASRPLRQRNGSGRPSYNQHQRSNFAGPPPQPNRQRRNNAPGILPQRVASRTRPVNQGKMVVKEEENTVLTDASLPQLVQELQDKLVKSSIECMICYDMVGRSANIWSCSSCYSIFHMHCIKKWARAPTSVDLLAEKNQGDNWRCPGCQSVQLTSSREICYRCFCGKRKDPPSDPYLTPHSCGEPCGKPLEREVSAVAEMDRDDLCPHVCVLQCHPGPCPPCKAFAPPRSCPCGKKMIHTRCSERRSVLVCGQRCEKLLDCGRHRCERTCHVGPCDPCQVPVNATCFCKKKAETVICGEMNVKGELKADDGVYSCNFNCGKPLGCGNHFCSEVCHPGPCGDCELLPSRVKTCYCGKTRLEEQSRSSCLDPIPSCSNTCRKVLPCGLHTCNEVCHSGDCPPCLVKVNQKCRCGSSFRTVECYFTTSSETEKFVCAKSCGRKKNCGRHRCSERCCPLLNAKKNDLSGDWDPHACQLPCGKNLRCGQHSCESSCHSGHCPPCLEMIFTDLTCACGRTSIPPPLPCGTPVPSCQLPCSIPQPCGHSATHGCHFGDCPPCSAPVEKKCVGGHVVLRNIPCGLKDIRCNKICGKTRRCGLHACARTCHPEPCDGYNESEAVSRVTCGQTCGAPRRDCRHVCATLCHPSLPCPDSRCEFPVTITCSCGRLTATVPCDAGGESAGNLRVGSVNETSVLNKLPTPLQPVESSDNRIPLGQRKLSCDDECAKQERKRVLQDAFDITTPNLDSLHFSENSAMTEIISDIYRRDPKWVLAVEERFKFLVLGKARGSTSALKVHVFCPMQKDKLDTVRLLAERWKLAVSNGGWEPKKFIVVHVTQKSKPPTRIIGARGGAISVGWPHPPSFDPLVDMDPRLVVSLLDLPREANVSAVVLRFGGECELVWLNDKNALAVFHDPARAATAMRRLDHGSVYNGAVVVQNAAQSQSLGNNAWGKLPSSSSWDVQKANPWKKAVIQESDDSWGADDSPIGGSSTDTQASAWRSATSNAPIVTSANRWSVLEPEKPKTSALEPLVQSGESSSSEATGKKLVEGSGEEVVDDWEKVCE; encoded by the coding sequence ATGAGCTCTCAAGTCAGAAGAGACAGGCCTCGTTCCAATCCTCAGCAAACATGGGTTCCTAGAGGTGCAGCGGTTGTGAATGAGCCTTCTTTACCTCCTCCTGCTAATACAGACCCTGCTGCTGCTGCTGCTTCACGTCCTCTTCGGCAGCGCAACGGTTCTGGTCGTCCCTCCTATAACCAGCACCAAAGGAGTAATTTTGCTGGTCCACCTCCTCAACCTAATCGACAAAGAAGAAACAATGCTCCGGGAATTTTGCCCCAAAGAGTTGCGTCTAGGACTCGGCCTGTGAATCAGGGGAAAATGGTGGTTAAGGAGGAGGAGAACACTGTGTTGACAGACGCGAGCTTGCCTCAGCTTGTTCAAGAGTTACAAGATAAGCTGGTGAAGAGCTCTATTGAGTGTATGATTTGTTATGACATGGTTGGGCGGTCAGCGAATATATGGTCTTGCTCAAGCTGTTACTCCATCTTCCACATGCATTGTATCAAGAAATGGGCTCGAGCACCGACTTCTGTTGATCTGTTGGCTGAGAAGAATCAAGGTGATAATTGGAGGTGTCCTGGTTGTCAATCTGTGCAGCTGACGTCGTCAAGAGAGATATGTTATCGGTGCTTTTGTGGGAAGAGAAAAGATCCTCCATCTGATCCGTATCTGACTCCTCACTCATGCGGGGAGCCATGTGGGAAGCCGCTGGAGAGAGAGGTTTCTGCGGTAGCTGAGATGGATAGAGATGATCTTTGTCCTCATGTCTGTGTCCTGCAGTGTCACCCTGGTCCATGTCCTCCCTGTAAAGCGTTTGCTCCACCTCGGAGTTGTCCTTGTGGCAAAAAGATGATTCATACTCGATGCTCTGAGCGGAGATCTGTTCTTGTTTGTGGGCAGCGTTGCGAGAAGCTTCTCGACTGTGGGCGTCATCGGTGTGAAAGGACTTGTCATGTTGGCCCTTGTGATCCTTGTCAGGTACCAGTAAATGCCACTTGTTTCTGCAAGAAAAAAGCGGAGACTGTTATTTGCGGAGAGATGAACGTGAAGGGAGAGTTGAAAGCAGACGATGGTGTGTATTCATGCAATTTTAACTGTGGGAAGCCTCTTGGATGTGGTAATCATTTCTGCTCCGAGGTTTGTCATCCTGGACCTTGCGGGGACTGTGAGTTACTGCCCAGTAGAGTTAAGACGTGCTATTGTGGAAAAACGCGTCTAGAAGAGCAGAGCAGGAGTAGTTGCTTGGACCCGATTCCTTCTTGTTCAAACACGTGCAGGAAGGTTCTTCCGTGTGGGTTACATACTTGCAACGAAGTTTGCCATTCGGGTGATTGCCCTCCTTGTTTAGTCAAAGTCAACCAGAAATGCCGGTGTGGGTCATCATTCAGGACCGTGGAATGCTACTTCACAACCTCTTCGGAGACGGAGAAGTTTGTGTGCGCTAAGTCATGCGGGCGTAAGAAAAACTGTGGGAGGCATAGATGTAGCGAGCGTTGCTGCCCTCTCTTGAACGCGAAGAAAAATGATCTATCTGGTGATTGGGACCCACACGCCTGTCAGTTACCATGTGGGAAGAACCTAAGGTGCGGACAGCATTCTTGTGAATCGTCATGTCACAGTGGCCATTGTCCTCCTTGCCTCGAAATGATATTCACTGATCTTACATGTGCTTGTGGAAGAACTTCGATTCCTCCACCACTACCTTGTGGGACACCTGTTCCGAGCTGCCAGCTTCCATGCTCGATTCCTCAGCCTTGTGGCCATTCTGCTACGCATGGATGCCATTTTGGAGATTGCCCTCCTTGTTCTGCCCCCGTGGAAAAGAAATGTGTTGGTGGTCACGTGGTTCTCAGAAACATACCTTGTGGGTTGAAAGACATTAGATGTAACAAGATCTGTGGCAAGACGAGACGTTGTGGCTTGCATGCTTGTGCCAGAACCTGTCACCCAGAGCCTTGTGACGGTTACAATGAATCTGAAGCAGTTTCGCGTGTTACATGTGGACAGACGTGTGGTGCTCCTAGAAGAGATTGCAGGCACGTTTGTGCAACACTATGCCATCCTTCTTTGCCTTGCCCTGACTCGAGATGTGAGTTTCCAGTTACAATTACATGTTCTTGTGGTCGCTTAACTGCCACAGTCCCTTGTGATGCTGGAGGAGAAAGCGCCGGCAATCTTCGTGTTGGTTCTGTCAATGAAACCTCTGTTTTGAATAAGCTTCCGACGCCACTTCAGCCTGTTGAGTCGAGCGATAACCGAATCCCTCTCGGGCAGAGAAAGCTTTCGTGTGATGATGAGTGTGCTAAGCAGGAGCGTAAGAGGGTTCTTCAGGATGCGTTTGACATCACAACTCCAAATCTTGACTCATTACATTTCAGCGAGAACTCTGCTATGACAGAGATAATTTCAGACATCTATAGGCGTGATCCGAAGTGGGTACTGGCTGTTGAAGAGCGCTTCAAGTTCCTGGTACTTGGGAAAGCCAGAGGAAGCACAAGTGCCCTCAAGGTCCATGTCTTCTGCCCAATGCAAAAGGATAAACTAGACACGGTTCGGCTTCTAGCTGAGAGGTGGAAACTTGCGGTTAGCAACGGAGGGTGGGAGCCAAAAAAGTTTATAGTTGTTCACGTTACACAAAAGTCGAAACCTCCAACACGGATCATTGGAGCTAGGGGTGGTGCTATCTCAGTAGGCTGGCCTCACCCACCGTCCTTTGATCCGCTGGTGGATATGGATCCTAGGCTTGTGGTTTCTTTATTGGATCTCCCGAGGGAGGCGAATGTCAGCGCGGTGGTACTGAGATTTGGGGGTGAGTGTGAGCTTGTTTGGCTGAATGATAAGAACGCTTTGGCCGTGTTCCACGACCCTGCTCGAGCCGCCACTGCCATGAGGAGGCTGGACCACGGTTCTGTATACAATGGAGCCGTGGTTGTCCAGAACGCCGCCCAATCTCAGTCACTCGGTAATAATGCATGGGGAAAACTACCCAGTAGCTCATCGTGGGATGTGCAGAAAGCAAATCCATGGAAGAAAGCAGTGATTCAGGAGAGTGATGACTCATGGGGAGCTGATGATTCCCCCATTGGAGGATCATCTACAGATACTCAAGCTTCTGCGTGGCGATCAGCAACGAGCAACGCTCCAATCGTCACCTCAGCTAACCGTTGGAGTGTATTGGAGCCAGAGAAGCCCAAAACTTCCGCTTTGGAGCCATTGGTTCAGTCAGGAGAGAGCAGCAGCTCAGAAGCTACCGGTAAAAAGCTGGTGGAAGGCTCTGGGGAAGAGGTGGTAGATGATTGGGAGAAGGTATGCGAGTGA
- the LOC106310018 gene encoding protein PHLOEM PROTEIN 2-LIKE A10-like — translation MELLRFGEKGFFNSPHRRKKWLLLIAISGVVSGYGAYKVYHLPSVARKRHRLAKILGAFLSVAELISESAETMTIVSRDMKEFLTSDSDEIPNSFKQIAKIANSKEFADSLSRVSQAVTIGVSRGYKSESCSNVVDSEPSVVDRVVDKAFSKAGTGFFSVVVGSFAKNLVLGFRSNEGVTRGDDDTVTPRWLSLLCDERSREVLAECIERFTSTAVGVYLDKTMDINAFDQIFEGMTNPKHQDSVKDVLVSVCNGAIETVVRTSHEVFTTSKSSAVVEEESNGGWTDAISNTLAVPSNRKFMFDVTGRVTLETTKSIIGFLMLKTLQGFRRSFDVVQGEVTERGRQVVGYVGAKASVIVTVWLALYLHIINRCVRNSPIGVSQHF, via the coding sequence ATGGAGCTTCTTCGATTTGGGGAAAAGGGTTTCTTCAATTCACCTCACCGGAGAAAAAAATGGCTCCTTTTGATAGCGATCTCCGGCGTCGTCTCCGGCTACGGAGCTTACAAGGTCTACCATCTACCCTCCGTCGCCAGAAAGAGGCACCGCCTCGCGAAGATCCTCGGAGCTTTCCTCTCAGTCGCCGAGCTAATCTCCGAATCAGCCGAGACCATGACCATCGTGTCGCGAGACATGAAGGAGTTTCTCACCTCCGACTCCGACGAGATCCCGAACAGCTTCAAACAGATCGCGAAGATCGCGAATTCGAAAGAGTTTGCGGATTCGCTCTCGAGGGTCTCTCAGGCCGTGACCATAGGTGTCTCTCGTGGTTACAAGTCCGAGTCTTGTAGTAACGTTGTTGATTCTGAGCCGAGTGTTGTTGATAGAGTGGTTGATAAGGCTTTCTCGAAAGCTGGAACTGGTTTCTTCTCTGTTGTTGTCGGTAGCTTCGCGAAGAATCTTGTCCTTGGGTTTCGCTCCAATGAGGGCGTGACACGTGGCGATGATGACACGGTAACGCCTCGGTGGTTGAGTTTGCTTTGTGATGAGAGGAGTAGAGAGGTTTTAGCTGAGTGTATTGAGAGGTTCACAAGTACTGCGGTGGGTGTGTATTTGGATAAGACGATGGATATCAACGCGTTTGATCAGATCTTTGAAGGGATGACGAATCCTAAGCATCAGGATAGTGTTAAAGACGTTCTTGTCTCGGTTTGCAACGGTGCGATTGAGACTGTTGTTAGGACGTCTCATGAAGTATTTACTACGTCGAAGTCTAGTGCCGTGGTAGAAGAAGAGAGTAACGGTGGTTGGACCGATGCTATCTCGAATACATTGGCGGTTCCAAGCAACAGAAAGTTTATGTTTGATGTAACGGGGAGAGTGACATTGGAAACGACGAAGTCTATTATCGGATTCTTGATGTTGAAGACGCTTCAAGGGTTTAGAAGAAGCTTTGATGTGGTTCAGGGAGAGGTTACGGAGAGAGGACGGCAAGTGGTTGGGTATGTTGGAGCTAAAGCTTCTGTTATTGTCACGGTGTGGCTCGCTTTGTACTTGCACATCATAAACCGATGTGTAAGGAACTCTCCCATTGGTGTAAGCCAGCACTTTTAG
- the LOC106311829 gene encoding UPF0725 protein At1g23970-like isoform X1, producing MSNSAPGGSTKTKTKRKGGGRKRNPDERTVADLEYRAPGRSYRRLEKKRMARRKAQREETARKEEETLGKAEEAFWRKVDETDGFDIEIEGAPCYFGGMSVYKGGVDCPLVVKLYATVGLHRYNMLEGTNLYLHNIEKYVVVCTIMPVSYYITLIAEDPATSSFVTFQTHVDQRSLGQIDFTCYISRPKGIQSEIYPTQFFDAKDLPDKWPSKEAFADQCRFLYKMQKSDWEEHDWIRLYMEISFFNRHRCLNHNMSDLKILDVVVETEENLPHETVLKSLRNVLVYIRYDQDLGADGVCKHIAIVRRTVEPTTHCVCLLGESQLVPDSE from the exons ATGAGTAATTCTGCGCCTGGAGGGTCGACGAAGACGAAGACGAAGAGGAAGGGGGGTGGGCGTAAGCGTAATCCGGATGAACGAACTGTTGCTGATCTCGAGTATCGTGCGCCAGGACGTTCATATCGGCGATTGGAAAAGAAGCGAATGGCTCGCCGTAAGGCTCAGAGGGAGGAGACTGCCCGAAAAGAAGAAGAGACTCTTGGTAAGGCTGAGGAGGCTTTTTGGCGTAAAGTGGATGAAACAGAT GGCTTCGATATCGAGATCGAGGGTGCTCCTTGTTATTTTGGTGGTATGAGTGTTTATAAAGGTGGAGTAGATTGTCCCCTTGTAGTGAAGCTTTATGCAACGGTGGGACTTCATCGTTACAATATGCTAGAG GGGACCAACTTGTATCTTCACAATATAGAGAAATACGTTGTAGTTTGTACCATCATGCCTGTCTCGTATTACATTACCTTGATTGCTGAGGATCCAGCTACCTCCTCCTTTGTTACTTTCCAGACTCATGTTGACCAAAGAAGTTTAGGCCAGATTGATTTCACTTGTTATATCTCCAGACCTAAAG GGATCCAGAGTGAGATTTATCCGACGCAGTTCTTCGATGCCAAGGACTTGCCTGACAAGTGGCCTTCAAAGGAGGCTTTTGCTGATCAATGTCGATTTTTGTACAAG ATGCAGAAATCAGATTGGGAAGAACATGACTGGATTCGCTTGTATATGGAAATTTCCTTCTTTAACAGACATAGGTGCCTGAAT CACAACATGTCTGATTTAAAGATTTTGGACGTAGTGGTAGAGACTGAGGAAAATTTGCCACATGAGACTGTACTCAAGAGTCTTAGGAATGTCCTTGTCTACATAAGATATGATCAAGACTTGGGAGCGGATGGTGTTTGCAAACACATAGCCATTGTTCGAAGAACTGTCGAGCCCACAACTCACTGCGTTTGTCTCTTGGGCGAGTCTCAGCTTGTGCCCGACTCTGAGTAA
- the LOC106310950 gene encoding uncharacterized protein LOC106310950 produces MSNGGRQNKNKVLRILSTPFRALNKFYVRSITGCVARTHYYSSASVSDPFSRSRSSSSAAFSSSASSRRTTDLGIDDDYSELVRAASVRSLGHKNEIDMLIQEKLKQGGLPKSSSVGMARIDEEGEAEEGSVNTKTKKVSDLYPCSKSYAVTGSPKF; encoded by the coding sequence ATGAGTAACGGTGGACGACAAAACAAGAACAAGGTATTGAGAATACTCTCAACACCTTTTAGAGCCTTAAACAAGTTCTACGTGAGAAGCATCACCGGTTGCGTAGCTAGGACTCATTATTACTCCTCCGCTTCGGTCTCTGATCCTTTCTCAAGAAGCCGGAGCTCCTCCTCTGCTGCCTTCTCCTCCTCCGCATCTTCCCGGAGAACCACGGACCTCGGGATTGACGATGATTACAGCGAGCTAGTGAGAGCTGCGTCGGTTAGAAGTTTAGGGCACAAGAATGAGATCGACATGTTGATACAAGAGAAGCTGAAGCAAGGAGGCTTGCCGAAGAGCTCAAGCGTAGGGATGGCGAGGATAGATGAAGAGGGAGAAGCAGAGGAAGGATCTGTGAATACAAAGACGAAGAAAGTCTCTGATCTCTACCCTTGTAGCAAATCCTATGCTGTTACTGGTAGCCCTAAATTTTAG
- the LOC106310017 gene encoding exocyst complex component EXO84C, whose protein sequence is MESSEEEDDLPSIESITPQSKIDSVHQSLTEKGIRKLCCELLDLKDAVENMCGDMRTKYLAFLRISEEAVEMEHELVELRKHISSQGILVHDLMSGLGREMDEWKRSSGDADESEEVEEPSPSELTDPNSEFLEKIDILLAEHKVDEALEAVDTEERNNPELKGAADTSSYKSAFIERKVVLEDQLLRIAKQPSVSVTELKHTLNGLIRLGKGPSAHQLLLKHYATSLHRRIEAFLPSCSSCPNTFPATLSKLVFSNISLAAKESASMFGDDDNPAYSNKVVQWAEREVEYLVRLVKENAAPSETVYALRAASVCLQDCLNYCKALEPQGLILSKLFLVLFRPYVEEVLELNFRRARKVVFDLNEADEGLESSSDFVAVLSDFAIASDTTMTDCSIRFMQIVQDILEQLTHLAVLHFGESVLARVLQLYDKYIDFLIKALPGHADEDGLPELQDHTILTRAETDSEQLALLGAAFTILDELLPKSLVKVWKLEVENGGGDGGDSSSSPSLISSSAPELKEWKRHMVQAFDKLRNYFCLQFVLSFIYSREGLTRLDALIYLTETPDDLHLPSLPFQALFSKLQQLAIIAGDVLLGKEKLQKILLARLTETVIIWLSNEQEFWSAFEDESTPLQPSGLQQLILDMNFTVEIARFAGYPFKVVQNHASVVINRAINIFSSRGINPQSSLPKAEWFTEAAKSAINRLLMGSDEASEAEEEYECEVEEGEEDGHIVLPEMDDDEHSDSLETSSLSTMDSFESFASASMADLESPSFTDSES, encoded by the exons ATGGAGAGCAGCGAGGAAGAAGACGACTTACCTTCCATCGAGAGCATAACCCCTCAATCAAAGATCGATTCCGTTCACCAGTCTCTCACCGAAAAG GGGATTAGAAAGCTATGCTGTGAGCTTTTGGATCTAAAGGATGCTGTGGAGAATATGTGCGGTGATATGCGTACAAAGTACCTCGCTTTCTTGAG AATATCTGAAGAAGCAGTGGAGATGGAGCACGAGTTAGTTGAGCTACGGAAGCACATATCATCCCAGGGGATTCTCGTGCATGATCTGATGTCTGGACTTGGCCGCGAGATGGATGAATGGAAGCGATCCTCTGGTGATGCAGATGAGTCAGAAGAGGTCGAGGAACCATCCCCTAGTGAACTAACCGATCCAAACTCTGAGTTCCTGGAGAAGATTGACATTCTTTTAGCTGAACATAAAGTGGACGAAGCACTAGAGGCAGTAGATACCGAGGAAAGAAACAATCCTGAACTCAAAGGAGCAGCTGACACGTCATCTTACAAGTCTGCTTTTATAGAAAGAAAGGTTGTTCTCGAGGATCAGCTTCTCAGGATCGCTAAACAGCCATCAGTCAGCGTCACCGAGTTGAAACACACGTTAAACGGGCTGATCAGATTAGGAAAAGGCCCATCAGCCCACCAACTCCTCCTCAAGCATTACGCCACAAGCCTCCACAGAAGAATCGAAGCCTTTCTCCCTTCATGCTCCTCCTGCCCCAACACGTTCCCCGCCACTCTCTCCAAGCTAGTCTTCTCCAACATCTCCCTCGCCGCAAAAGAATCAGCATCCATGTTCGGCGACGATGACAACCCTGCCTACTCCAACAAAGTCGTTCAGTGGGCTGAGAGGGAGGTCGAGTACTTGGTCCGTTTGGTTAAAGAGAACGCGGCTCCTTCCGAGACGGTTTACGCGTTGCGTGCGGCCAGTGTGTGTTTGCAAGACTGTCTTAACTACTGCAAAGCGTTGGAGCCGCAGGGGTTGATTCTGTCTAAGCTGTTCTTGGTGCTGTTCCGGCCTTACGTTGAGGAAGTGCTGGAGCTGAATTTTAGACGGGCGAGGAAGGTTGTCTTTGACTTGAACGAAGCTGACGAGGGGTTGGAGTCGTCTTCTGACTTTGTGGCGGTGTTATCTGACTTTGCAATTGCTTCGGATACGACGATGACGGATTGTAGCATTCGGTTCATGCAAATTGTGCAA GACATACTTGAGCAGCTAACACATCTAGCTGTGCTACACTTCGGAGAAAGTGTGTTAGCGAGGGTTCTCCAACTGTACGATAAGTACATCGACTTTCTGATCAAAGCCTTGCCTGGCCATGCAGACGAAGATGGTCTTCCAGAGCTTCAAGACCACACCATTCTCACCAGAGCCGAGACGGATTCAGAGCAGCTTGCTCTTCTCGGAGCTGCGTTCACAATACTAGACGAGCTTTTACCAAAATCGCTTGTTAAAGTCTGGAAACTCGAGGTTGAAAACGGCGGAGGAGATGGTGGTGATAGCAGTAGCAGTCCTTCTCTGATCAGTAGCTCTGCGCCGGAGTTGAAAGAATGGAAACGACACATGGTTCAAGCGTTTGATAAACTCAGAAACTACTTCTGTCTGCAGTTTGTGTTGAGCTTCATTTACTCTAGGGAAGGGCTGACACGGTTAGATGCGCTCATCTACTTAACAGAGACACCAGATGACTTGCATCTCCCCTCTCTACCGTTTCAG GCGTTGTTCTCTAAGCTGCAACAGTTGGCCATCATTGCTGGGGACGTTCTGCTTGGGAAAGAGAAACTGCAAAAGATTCTACTAGCGAGACTAACCGAGACGGTTATAATCTGGCTATCAAACGAGCAGGAGTTTTGGAGTGCGTTCGAGGACGAGTCAACTCCACTTCAGCCATCTGGTTTGCAACAG TTGATACTGGACATGAACTTCACAGTGGAGATAGCGCGGTTCGCTGGTTATCCATTTAAAGTGGTGCAGAACCATGCATCAGTGGTGATCAATAGAGCTATCAACATATTCTCCTCTAGAGGCATCAACCCACAAAG CTCACTCCCGAAGGCGGAGTGGTTCACGGAAGCGGCCAAGTCAGCTATCAACAGGCTTCTCATGGGGTCGGATGAAGCTTCAGAAGCCGAAGAAGAATATGAGTGTGAAGTGGAAGAAGGAGAAGAAGACGGTCACATAGTCCTCCCTGAGATGGACGATGATGAACACTCAGACTCACTAGAAACTTCATCGCTGTCTACAATGGACTCGTTCGAATCGTTTGCCTCTGCGAGCATGGCTGACCTCGAGAGTCCCAGCTTCACCGACTCTGAGTCCTGA
- the LOC106311829 gene encoding UPF0725 protein At1g23970-like isoform X2: MNELLLISSIVRQDVHIGDWKRSEWLAVRLRGRRLPEKKKRLLGFDIEIEGAPCYFGGMSVYKGGVDCPLVVKLYATVGLHRYNMLEGTNLYLHNIEKYVVVCTIMPVSYYITLIAEDPATSSFVTFQTHVDQRSLGQIDFTCYISRPKGIQSEIYPTQFFDAKDLPDKWPSKEAFADQCRFLYKMQKSDWEEHDWIRLYMEISFFNRHRCLNHNMSDLKILDVVVETEENLPHETVLKSLRNVLVYIRYDQDLGADGVCKHIAIVRRTVEPTTHCVCLLGESQLVPDSE; encoded by the exons ATGAACGAACTGTTGCTGATCTCGAGTATCGTGCGCCAGGACGTTCATATCGGCGATTGGAAAAGAAGCGAATGGCTCGCCGTAAGGCTCAGAGGGAGGAGACTGCCCGAAAAGAAGAAGAGACTCTTG GGCTTCGATATCGAGATCGAGGGTGCTCCTTGTTATTTTGGTGGTATGAGTGTTTATAAAGGTGGAGTAGATTGTCCCCTTGTAGTGAAGCTTTATGCAACGGTGGGACTTCATCGTTACAATATGCTAGAG GGGACCAACTTGTATCTTCACAATATAGAGAAATACGTTGTAGTTTGTACCATCATGCCTGTCTCGTATTACATTACCTTGATTGCTGAGGATCCAGCTACCTCCTCCTTTGTTACTTTCCAGACTCATGTTGACCAAAGAAGTTTAGGCCAGATTGATTTCACTTGTTATATCTCCAGACCTAAAG GGATCCAGAGTGAGATTTATCCGACGCAGTTCTTCGATGCCAAGGACTTGCCTGACAAGTGGCCTTCAAAGGAGGCTTTTGCTGATCAATGTCGATTTTTGTACAAG ATGCAGAAATCAGATTGGGAAGAACATGACTGGATTCGCTTGTATATGGAAATTTCCTTCTTTAACAGACATAGGTGCCTGAAT CACAACATGTCTGATTTAAAGATTTTGGACGTAGTGGTAGAGACTGAGGAAAATTTGCCACATGAGACTGTACTCAAGAGTCTTAGGAATGTCCTTGTCTACATAAGATATGATCAAGACTTGGGAGCGGATGGTGTTTGCAAACACATAGCCATTGTTCGAAGAACTGTCGAGCCCACAACTCACTGCGTTTGTCTCTTGGGCGAGTCTCAGCTTGTGCCCGACTCTGAGTAA